From one Asterias amurensis chromosome 10, ASM3211899v1 genomic stretch:
- the LOC139943478 gene encoding uncharacterized protein, with protein sequence MSAMEHQFNGERVTNSQRGSPSPDLVGMPEQVLPDRIQTAHNGIRGGTRRKWSKNDNKIAMECYIKSEPDKRGYRRRMISLWQDKGMFEISEQRLADQISTIKRNQWLTNVEIEEMRRIVQAESDGTDMVNHQIPEEAAASLQSEDEVNQPGVRDGQDDDGIDDEEGVEFTEEEVQIKARLQEVMEAAKGSNGWSIPALRRVPRKRLTEMSAVVSKVLGSVSTNNLSETNRLIFAGAVVVGEKLGVKVSQQGNSTPWWKRRLEGQIKDLRRDLSRIEQMNKGLLNSSDLRNTIMTKYNVKRKGVSVVIEEIKQRVKAKAAKVKRYDDRVRQFHQNRLFSTNQRQLFKELDGKADSTQAGPRPTEAKTFWGGIWDKPVKHNRQAAWLTDVKDELRGEQQQEGFQIDVDKVKRQIKKVPNWKAPGLDHVHGYWLKNFRSLHERMALQLQDCLVQGKVPSWMTEAKTVLIMKDVKKGNIASNYRPITCLPVMYKLFTSMIAEDLYRHMDDQQLFPEEQKGCKKRSRGTKDQLIIDKAVLKDCRSRKTNLAMAWIDYKKAYDMVSHTWIMECLDMVGVADAVKRLLGESMKTWRTNLTANDDNLGKVCIRRGIFQGDSLSPLLFVLALMPLSMILRKVSAGYVMKKDGCKINHLLFMDDLKLFAKNEAEIDSLVQTVRIFSDDIGMQFGLEKCASMTMKRGKRVHSDGIALPDGAQLRALGEEESYRYLGVLESDHVLHEESKVRLKAEYIRRVKKCLKSKLNGGNMIKAINTWAVSLMRYSAGIVEWTKEDLDVTDRRTRKLMTMHGMLHPRSNVSRLYLPRSEGGRGLFSVADSVNIERRSLHCHVRRTEESLLKVGQRYTRADEVGPKEYKRERKEERHKDWRNKPLHGRFLRCTEEVASSKSWNWLKSGELKKETEGLITAAQDQSLRTNDLTVTYPPANRGRCYSTWLIKQL encoded by the exons ATGAGTGCTATGGAGCATCAATTCAACGGTGAAAGAGTGACAAACTCCCAGAGAGGAAGTCCTTCACCCGATCTGGTTGGTATGCCTGAGCAGGTGCTACCAGATCGTATCCAAACTGCTCACAACGGGATTCGTGGTGGAACCAGGAGAAAATGGAGTAAGAACGATAACAAAATTGCAATGGAATGTTATATTAAGAGTGAGCCGGACAAGAGAGGATACAGAAGGAGAATGATAAGCCTATGGCAAGATAAAGGAATGTTTGAGATTAGTGAGCAGCGCCTTGCAGACCAGATAAGTACTATCAAACGGAACCAGTGGTTAACCAATGTGGAAATTGAGGAGATGAGGAGGATAGTACAAGCTGAAAGTGATGGAACAGATATGGTTAACCACCAAATACCGGAGGAGGCGGCTGCTAGCTTACAGAGTGAAGATGAGGTGAACCAGCCAGGGGTGCGAGATGGTCAGGATGATGATGGCATCGACGATGAGGAGGGCGTAGAGTTCACGGAGGAGGAGGTGCAGATTAAGGCTAGGCTTCAAGAGGTGATGGAAGCGGCGAAAGGGTCAAACGGGTGGAGTATTCCAGCTTTGCGCCGGGTCCCAAGGAAAAGGCTGACAGAAATGTCAGCCGTGGTAAGTAAAGTCCTTGGGTCGGTAAGTACGAATAATTTATCGGAAACTAACCGTCTTATTTTTGCAGGGGCAGTTGTAGTAGGGGAAAAGTTAGGGGTAAAGGTGTCTCAACAAGGGAACAGTACACCATGGTGGAAACGTCGGCTGGAGGGTCAGATTAAAGATTTGCGAAGAGATCTCAGTAGAATAGAACAAATGAATAAGGGTTTATTGAATAGTTCAGACTTAAGGAATACAATTATGACAAAGTACAACGTCAAACGTAAGGGTGTGAGTGTTGTAATAGAGGAGATCAAGCAGAGGGTTAAGGCTAAGGCTGCAAAAGTGAAGAGGTATGACGACAGGGTTAGGCAATTTCACCAGAATAGATTATTTAGCACCAATCAGCGTCAGTTATTTAAGGAATTGGATGGGAAGGCTGACAGCACGCAAGCGGGCCCGAGACCAACAGAGGCAAAAACTTTCTGGGGTGGTATTTGGGACAAACCAGTAAAACATAACCGACAAGCGGCATGGCTAACAGATGTGAAAGATGAATTGAGAGGGGAACAACAGCAAGAAGGGTTCCAGATTGACGTGGACAAGGTTAAGAGACAGATAAAGAAGGTGCCAAATTGGAAAGCCCCGGGTCTGGACCACGTGCATGGGTACTGGTTGAAGAACTTCCGTAGTTTGCATGAGCGAATGGCCCTACAATTGCAAGACTGTCTAGTACAGGGTAAGGTCCCATCTTGGATGACTGAGGCAAAAACGGTGCTGATTATGAAGGATGTCAAGAAAGGTAACATTGCCAGTAATTATAGACCAATCACGTGCTTACCTGTGATGTATAAACTCTTCACCAGTATGATTGCAGAAGACCTGTACCGCCATATGGATGACCAACAGTTGTTTCCGGAGGAGCAGAAAGGCTGTAAGAAGCGGTCCAGAGGTACGAAGGATCAACTTATCATCGATAAGGCTGTACTGAAGGACTGCAGGAGCAGAAAGACTAATTTGGCAATGGCATGGATTGACTACAAGAAGGCGTATGACATGGTATCGCACACATGGATAATGGAATGTCTGGATATGGTTGGAGTGGCTGATGCAGTAAAACGTCTTTTAGGTGAGAGCATGAAGACGTGGCGAACAAATCTGACAGCCAACGATGATAATCTGGGCAAGGTATGCATAAGAAGAGGTATTTTCCAAGGGGACTCTCTGTCTCCGCTGCTGTTTGTTCTTGCACTGATGCCCCTGTCGATGATTCTAAGGAAGGTGAGTGCAGGTTATGTAATGAAGAAGGACGGATGCAAGATCAACCATCTGCTTTTTATGGACGATTTGAAGTTGTTTGCGAAGAATGAGGCCGAGAtcgactctttggtgcaaaccGTCAGGATTTTCAGTGATGACATTGGGATGCAGTTCGGTCTGGAGAAATGTGCTTCAATGACCATGAAGAGGGGGAAGAGGGTACATTCCGATGGCATTGCTCTGCCTGATGGTGCGCAGTTGAGGGCTTTGGGTGAGGAGGAGAGTTATCGGTATCTTGGTGTTCTTGAATCGGACCATGTCCTTCACGAGGAATCAAAGGTAAGGCTGAAGGCAGAATACATCAGGCGTGTAAAGAAATGTTTGAAGTCTAAACTAAACGGGGGGAACATGATTAAGGCGATTAACACATGGGCCGTGTCTTTGATGAGGTACAGTGCAGGTATTGTCGAGTGGACTAAGGAAGATCTAGATGTCACTGACAGGAGGACAAGAAAACTAATGACCATGCATGGCATGCTACACCCGCGGTCAAATGTTAGTAGACTCTATCTTCCGAGGTCAGAGGGCGGAAGGGGGTTGTTTAGCGTGGCGGACAGTGTTAACATCGAGCGCAGAAGCTTGCATTGTCATGTCAGGAGGACTGAGGAGAGCCTGTTGAAAGTTGGACAAAGGTACACGAGGGCAGACGAAGTTGGGCCGAAGGAATACAAGAGGGAAAGGAAGGAGGAAAGACATAAAGATTGGAGGAACAAACCACTTCATGGCCGGTTCTTGAGGTGTACTGAGGAAGTGGCCAGCAGCAAATCATGGAATTGGTTAAAGAGTGGAGAACTAAAGAAGGAAACAGAGGGCTTGATTACTGCGGCGCAAGACCAGTCTCTAAGgacaaat GACCTTACTGTCACATATCCacccgccaacagagggcggtgttATTCAACATGGCTGATTAAACAGTTGTAA